A part of Paraliobacillus zengyii genomic DNA contains:
- the spoVAC gene encoding stage V sporulation protein AC, whose translation MSTTKLTTNQKKYQKLADEKEIKRPLLKNCLISFFIGGFICTIGQAISFFYMYYFNFTEQTVGNPTVATLIFITMLLTGLGVYDHIAQYAGAGTAVPVTGFGNAVISAAIEHRTEGFVLGVGANMFKLAGPVIVFGVFSAFVIAIIKTLLIQWGLI comes from the coding sequence ATGTCAACAACAAAACTAACAACAAATCAAAAAAAATATCAAAAGTTAGCAGATGAGAAAGAAATAAAACGTCCACTTCTTAAAAATTGCTTAATTTCTTTTTTTATTGGGGGCTTTATCTGTACGATAGGACAAGCAATTTCATTTTTTTATATGTATTATTTTAATTTTACAGAACAAACGGTTGGAAACCCTACTGTAGCTACGTTAATCTTCATTACTATGTTATTGACAGGATTAGGTGTTTACGACCATATTGCTCAATATGCAGGGGCTGGTACAGCAGTTCCAGTCACTGGTTTTGGTAATGCTGTCATTTCTGCTGCTATTGAACATCGTACCGAGGGATTCGTATTGGGTGTTGGTGCCAATATGTTCAAACTCGCAGGTCCAGTTATCGTTTTTGGTGTTTTCTCTGCTTTTGTTATTGCAATCATTAAAACACTCCTTATTCAATGGGGGCTTATCTAA
- a CDS encoding DUF6884 domain-containing protein, giving the protein MKQLAIIPCGKKKIWDSDSSQGPTVVKDAYIGVLHRMCEQYAEMFCNQWVVLSGKHGLMLPYEIILEDYNVTFEKKYSEEVISIKELQAQLIDKKLDTFDQIISLTGKKYQPIIEETFGPDQNIRYPLLGTKGIGEMQQRLKYAIENNKILH; this is encoded by the coding sequence ATGAAACAATTAGCTATCATTCCTTGTGGTAAAAAAAAGATCTGGGATAGTGATTCTTCTCAAGGACCTACAGTCGTGAAAGATGCATATATTGGTGTGTTGCACCGGATGTGTGAACAATATGCAGAAATGTTTTGTAATCAATGGGTAGTGCTATCAGGCAAACACGGGTTAATGCTACCTTATGAGATAATCCTTGAAGATTATAACGTGACATTTGAAAAGAAGTATTCTGAGGAAGTTATTTCGATTAAAGAATTACAAGCTCAACTAATTGATAAAAAACTAGATACGTTTGATCAAATTATTTCCTTAACCGGTAAAAAGTATCAACCTATTATTGAAGAAACGTTTGGACCTGATCAGAATATTCGTTATCCATTATTGGGTACAAAGGGAATAGGAGAGATGCAACAGCGATTAAAATATGCGATTGAAAATAATAAAATCTTACATTAA
- a CDS encoding M3 family oligoendopeptidase — protein sequence MEKEYKQVWNLDTLFTGGSNSEEFANYMKELEKRLEMLKNDVEQTQGKMIDGDTLERIVELIRLCTMQLEEMSSFIGCLTAENTQDKYAKILVGKSNSYQAVFDKILTNVDNMLTEIPTERWVSILDSPSIKPIAFVLEERRQITKEKLPAEQEALLADLAVDGYQAWEEMYDAIVGKITIDWEDKNEVKQLSVGQVENKLNDSDRDVRKSAFDKLEAAFTEEADLFTETLNHMAGFRLQTYAHRGWTDVLKEPLSYNRMSQKTLHTMWQAISENKSVFFTYLQRKAELLGVEKLNWYDLEAPITKNSKKVSFDEAAETIVEQFSKFSPKMAQFAQMAFDQSWIEAEDRSGKRPGGFCTSFPDSKETRIFMTYAGNATNVATLAHELGHGYHQHIMDDLDVLNQSYAMNVAETASTFAEMIVADAAVKNAKNKEEKIGLLEDKIQRSVAFFMNIHARFLFETSFYDERKQGFVSTERLNELMEAAQKEAYGNQLDVYDPTFWASKLHFHITDVPFYNFPYTFGYLFSMGIYARALEDTATFETFYNELLYDTGRMRVEDLAMKHLQVDLKDPTFWEEGINLCKQDVEEFLQLTQE from the coding sequence ATGGAAAAGGAATATAAGCAGGTTTGGAATTTAGACACCTTGTTTACTGGTGGCAGTAATTCTGAAGAATTCGCAAATTATATGAAGGAATTAGAGAAGCGTTTAGAAATGTTGAAGAATGATGTTGAGCAAACTCAAGGCAAAATGATTGATGGAGATACGTTAGAAAGAATAGTAGAACTAATCCGGTTATGTACGATGCAATTAGAGGAAATGTCTTCGTTTATTGGTTGTTTAACAGCAGAAAATACACAAGATAAATATGCCAAAATACTTGTAGGGAAAAGTAATAGTTATCAAGCGGTGTTTGATAAGATTTTGACGAATGTTGATAATATGCTTACTGAAATTCCAACAGAAAGATGGGTGTCTATCCTTGATAGTCCATCTATTAAACCAATTGCCTTTGTATTAGAAGAACGTAGACAAATAACAAAAGAGAAATTACCTGCTGAACAAGAAGCATTACTTGCAGATTTAGCAGTAGATGGTTATCAAGCTTGGGAAGAGATGTATGATGCAATTGTAGGTAAGATAACAATTGATTGGGAAGATAAAAATGAAGTGAAACAATTATCCGTAGGACAGGTAGAAAATAAGTTAAATGATAGTGACCGCGATGTACGCAAATCGGCATTCGATAAGCTAGAAGCGGCTTTTACTGAGGAAGCAGACCTTTTTACAGAAACATTAAACCATATGGCTGGATTTCGATTACAAACGTATGCGCATCGTGGTTGGACAGATGTATTAAAAGAACCATTAAGTTATAACCGAATGAGTCAGAAAACATTACATACAATGTGGCAAGCAATAAGTGAAAATAAATCGGTATTTTTCACCTATTTACAACGAAAAGCAGAACTATTAGGTGTGGAGAAATTAAATTGGTATGACCTGGAAGCTCCGATTACAAAAAATTCAAAAAAGGTTAGTTTTGATGAAGCTGCCGAGACTATTGTTGAACAGTTTTCTAAATTTAGTCCAAAGATGGCTCAATTTGCACAAATGGCCTTTGATCAGAGTTGGATTGAAGCGGAAGATCGTTCTGGAAAGAGACCTGGAGGATTTTGTACTAGTTTCCCAGATAGCAAAGAGACTCGGATCTTTATGACATATGCCGGTAATGCCACGAATGTTGCTACGCTTGCACATGAATTAGGACATGGCTACCATCAACATATAATGGATGATTTAGATGTTCTAAATCAAAGTTATGCGATGAATGTGGCGGAAACTGCTTCTACATTTGCAGAAATGATTGTAGCAGATGCTGCTGTAAAAAATGCAAAAAATAAAGAAGAAAAAATAGGCTTATTAGAAGATAAAATTCAACGAAGTGTAGCGTTCTTTATGAATATTCATGCTCGTTTCTTATTTGAAACAAGCTTTTATGATGAAAGGAAGCAAGGTTTTGTATCGACAGAACGTTTAAATGAATTGATGGAAGCAGCCCAAAAAGAAGCCTATGGAAATCAATTGGATGTGTATGATCCAACATTCTGGGCTTCAAAATTACATTTTCATATTACAGATGTGCCATTCTATAACTTCCCATATACATTCGGTTATCTTTTCAGCATGGGTATATATGCACGAGCATTAGAAGATACTGCTACATTTGAAACGTTTTACAATGAATTATTATATGATACGGGAAGAATGCGTGTAGAAGATTTAGCGATGAAACATTTACAAGTTGATTTAAAAGATCCAACATTTTGGGAAGAAGGTATTAATCTTTGTAAGCAAGATGTAGAAGAGTTTTTACAACTAACTCAAGAGTAA
- a CDS encoding YhcN/YlaJ family sporulation lipoprotein — translation MSKIKVIWIIVSFSLFPFLSGCNQEDANPPLINNQTDTNMQQVKHEGGLVDQSDTHVINDKILAAFDSVEDVVSLKNHEDILIAIKATTFQQFNEQEIEQEIRKEIEKVKPNFTILVSSDQKIFMEINQLLTDLRNGQLSIEEFDKRFNKIKKLKNDTA, via the coding sequence ATGTCAAAAATAAAAGTTATTTGGATTATTGTGTCTTTTAGTCTCTTCCCTTTTTTAAGTGGATGTAATCAAGAAGATGCAAATCCACCGTTAATTAATAATCAAACAGATACGAATATGCAACAAGTTAAGCATGAAGGAGGCTTAGTAGATCAATCTGATACGCATGTGATAAATGACAAGATCTTAGCTGCATTTGATTCTGTTGAAGATGTAGTAAGTCTAAAAAACCATGAAGATATCTTAATAGCTATTAAAGCTACTACTTTCCAACAATTTAACGAACAAGAGATTGAGCAAGAAATAAGAAAAGAAATTGAAAAAGTAAAGCCGAATTTCACGATACTCGTTTCATCTGACCAAAAAATTTTTATGGAAATAAACCAACTACTAACAGATTTACGAAATGGTCAACTTTCAATTGAAGAATTTGATAAACGATTTAATAAAATTAAAAAGCTGAAAAATGATACTGCTTAG
- the spoVAD gene encoding stage V sporulation protein AD, with protein sequence MLNGKQTWIFDQAPVIVSTGTVGGPFEAKGKMATDFDLLHSDLWLEKKSFEQAHQLLMEEACQQAIKKSNITKEDVQFLLGGDLINQMTPTNFAANTLQIPFLGLFNACATSMEALALGAYLVNSNGANYVLAGAGSHNAAVEKQFRYPTEYGGQKPPTAQWTVTGAGVALLSRSGEGPRVTSATIGKVFDMGLSDPFNMGGAMAPAAVDTLVTHLKERGIDPTYYDMIVTGDLAEIGREIAIDLAKEKGVTLDEKTFNDCGLLIYKDDQKVFAGGSGAGCSAVVTFGHLINQLKTKKINKLLVVATGALLSPLSVQQKQSIPCIAHAVSIENGGA encoded by the coding sequence ATGCTTAACGGAAAGCAAACATGGATTTTTGATCAGGCTCCTGTGATTGTTTCTACTGGAACTGTTGGTGGACCTTTTGAAGCAAAAGGAAAAATGGCAACTGATTTTGACCTATTACACTCAGATTTATGGTTAGAGAAGAAGTCTTTCGAACAAGCACATCAATTACTTATGGAAGAAGCCTGTCAACAAGCAATTAAAAAATCAAACATTACAAAAGAAGATGTACAATTTCTGTTAGGTGGCGACTTGATCAATCAAATGACTCCTACAAATTTCGCTGCTAACACCCTGCAAATTCCTTTTCTTGGACTTTTTAATGCTTGTGCGACATCAATGGAAGCATTGGCTTTGGGTGCATACTTAGTAAATTCAAATGGAGCCAACTATGTATTGGCAGGTGCTGGTAGTCATAATGCTGCTGTTGAAAAACAATTCAGGTATCCTACAGAATATGGTGGACAAAAACCACCGACAGCTCAATGGACTGTAACAGGCGCGGGTGTTGCCTTGCTTAGTAGATCAGGTGAAGGGCCGCGCGTTACAAGTGCTACAATTGGTAAAGTTTTTGATATGGGGTTATCTGATCCATTTAATATGGGTGGAGCTATGGCACCGGCTGCCGTTGATACCCTTGTTACCCATTTAAAAGAACGTGGTATTGACCCAACATACTATGACATGATTGTAACAGGCGATCTAGCAGAAATCGGCAGAGAAATCGCGATTGATCTCGCTAAAGAAAAAGGTGTTACATTAGACGAAAAAACGTTTAATGATTGCGGCTTGTTAATTTACAAGGATGATCAGAAAGTTTTTGCTGGTGGAAGCGGTGCAGGTTGTTCTGCTGTAGTTACATTTGGACATCTTATTAACCAATTAAAAACTAAAAAAATAAACAAATTATTAGTTGTTGCGACCGGCGCATTACTCTCCCCTCTTTCCGTACAACAAAAACAATCGATACCTTGCATCGCACATGCCGTATCAATTGAGAATGGAGGTGCTTAA
- a CDS encoding TrkH family potassium uptake protein: protein MKNLKSKLLTFSPPQVLAISFLVVIILGTLALKLPISTTAPINWLDALFTATSATTVTGLIVVDTATVFTRFGQTVIMIMIQFGGIGLMTFAMFTLLVIGRKITFKQRLFLSSSFNQDTPGGIVRLVKLLMSFVVIVEASGFLILALDWVPKYGWSDGLFHSIFHSISAFNNAGFSTWTDNLMGHAINPVVNIVITILFIIGGIGFTVIADLKVNKHWHPLTLHTKLMLIGTFAINLISLFVILAIEYNNPLTIGTFSHFDKVLASYFQAVAPRTAGFNTIDIGSMEDGSLLYTIMLMFIGGGSGSTASGVKLTTIIVVLLSTYAFLTTKEGPVIFKRTIPRDIIIRSLAIISIGFAVIFIFTLALTITEKADFLVILFEVVSAFGTVGLSMGLTGSLTDIGRELLILLMFIGRLGPLTFAFLLARPHNTHIRYPKGDVHTG from the coding sequence ATGAAAAATCTAAAATCAAAACTTTTAACATTTTCACCACCCCAAGTATTGGCCATTAGTTTTTTAGTAGTGATTATATTAGGCACATTAGCATTAAAACTTCCCATTTCAACCACAGCTCCTATCAACTGGTTGGATGCTTTATTCACAGCAACATCTGCTACTACAGTAACAGGGCTAATTGTTGTCGATACAGCAACTGTTTTTACTCGATTTGGCCAAACAGTCATTATGATTATGATCCAATTTGGGGGAATTGGTTTAATGACATTTGCGATGTTTACACTACTAGTAATCGGTCGGAAAATTACGTTTAAACAACGTCTATTCTTGTCTTCGAGTTTTAACCAAGACACACCTGGCGGAATCGTTCGTTTAGTTAAATTACTAATGAGCTTTGTTGTTATTGTAGAAGCTTCTGGCTTTTTAATTCTTGCGCTAGATTGGGTACCTAAATATGGTTGGTCAGATGGTTTGTTTCACAGTATTTTTCATAGTATTTCAGCATTTAACAATGCTGGATTCTCAACATGGACTGATAACTTAATGGGACATGCAATTAATCCTGTAGTGAATATTGTCATTACCATTTTATTTATCATTGGTGGGATTGGATTTACCGTTATTGCAGATCTAAAAGTCAATAAGCATTGGCATCCCCTAACCCTGCATACGAAATTAATGCTAATTGGAACATTTGCGATTAATTTGATTTCTTTATTCGTAATTTTAGCTATCGAATATAATAATCCATTAACAATTGGTACATTTAGTCATTTTGATAAAGTGCTTGCTTCTTATTTTCAAGCTGTTGCACCTCGTACTGCAGGATTTAATACGATTGATATCGGTTCAATGGAGGATGGTTCCTTGCTCTATACCATTATGTTAATGTTTATTGGAGGAGGTAGTGGTTCTACTGCTAGTGGGGTAAAACTTACAACGATTATCGTCGTACTGTTATCCACTTATGCTTTTTTAACTACTAAAGAAGGACCTGTTATATTTAAACGTACTATTCCAAGAGATATAATTATAAGATCTTTGGCTATTATTAGTATCGGCTTTGCAGTCATTTTCATTTTCACACTAGCCTTAACAATTACGGAAAAGGCAGACTTTCTAGTAATTCTATTTGAAGTTGTTTCAGCTTTTGGAACAGTTGGATTATCAATGGGATTAACCGGTTCTTTAACAGATATCGGTCGAGAACTACTCATTTTACTTATGTTCATTGGTCGTTTAGGACCATTAACATTTGCATTTTTATTAGCAAGACCCCACAATACACACATTCGTTATCCAAAAGGTGACGTGCATACAGGATAA
- a CDS encoding MFS transporter: MTKVTFTAIVLIYCSIFIASSIYLMIPLQPLLADKFNVSLHFASLPSTLFVIPYALGLVFFGLLADHFSLRKILLTGMTLLAGVTLLLSFSNSFTSLIILRTFQGFLAASFAPVTFAYCFKHFKDTSQTFIIAMINTGFLFAGVFGQMTAVFFTELSSYHVVFIAFFCFYFSCFIGLFLTLKQSNTVQTDNTKKIQPIILACFRDHTLKKVYRITFFLLFTIMLFYGSFEIHLYNDSHKFPFSAQILRFISLIGISPAFFSSFFVKKWGVKSVLRFQLGIMVVGFIPAVVSLNVFTILIASLFMIASTSLTIPMVVLLVGKHAAVFKSTAVALYSFVLLIGASIGSMLAPFIPFTTVLSLIPILFVVLIIFSSSIPSE; the protein is encoded by the coding sequence ATGACTAAAGTTACTTTTACTGCGATTGTTTTAATCTATTGTTCTATTTTTATAGCAAGTAGTATTTATCTCATGATCCCGCTTCAACCATTGTTGGCAGACAAATTTAATGTGTCCCTACACTTTGCCTCTCTGCCTAGCACATTATTTGTTATCCCTTATGCGCTAGGACTAGTTTTCTTTGGTCTATTGGCTGATCACTTTTCATTACGAAAAATCTTGTTAACCGGAATGACATTGTTGGCAGGGGTTACCTTATTGCTTAGCTTTAGTAATTCATTTACTAGTTTAATTATTTTACGAACTTTTCAAGGATTTCTGGCAGCAAGCTTTGCTCCTGTAACTTTTGCTTATTGCTTTAAGCATTTTAAAGATACTTCTCAGACATTTATCATCGCTATGATTAATACTGGCTTTTTATTCGCAGGTGTTTTCGGTCAAATGACCGCTGTATTCTTTACTGAATTGAGTTCGTATCACGTTGTTTTTATAGCCTTCTTTTGCTTTTATTTCAGTTGTTTTATTGGTCTATTTCTTACACTCAAACAATCCAATACTGTACAAACAGATAATACTAAAAAAATCCAACCTATAATTTTAGCATGTTTTCGTGATCATACATTGAAAAAGGTATACCGGATTACTTTCTTCTTACTATTCACTATTATGTTATTTTATGGCTCATTTGAAATTCATTTATATAATGACTCGCATAAATTCCCATTTTCTGCACAAATCCTTCGTTTCATAAGCTTAATTGGCATTTCACCAGCGTTTTTCTCTAGTTTTTTCGTTAAAAAGTGGGGTGTGAAATCTGTATTGCGGTTTCAATTAGGTATTATGGTAGTGGGATTTATTCCAGCTGTTGTTTCGTTAAATGTCTTTACTATCTTAATTGCTTCCCTATTTATGATTGCCTCTACTTCATTAACTATCCCAATGGTTGTATTGCTTGTAGGAAAACATGCGGCTGTATTTAAATCTACTGCGGTGGCCCTATACTCTTTCGTACTATTAATTGGGGCAAGTATTGGTTCTATGCTAGCACCATTCATCCCTTTTACTACTGTCCTTTCTCTTATACCTATTCTTTTTGTTGTGCTTATCATCTTTTCCAGTTCAATTCCAAGCGAGTAA
- a CDS encoding N-acetylmuramoyl-L-alanine amidase, which translates to MPVLIIDPGHGGDDPGGGSNDKWVEKDLVLQISLYQSKRYKELGIPVELTRNTDQTLSPTGRVRTVKMSGARYCHSNHINAGGGDGAEFIHSIYSDGRMAKSLASKLKSTGQNVRRIFTRTLPNSKSKDYYFMHRETGEVETIIIEYGFADSLKDDRTQLEKNWEMYAEAVVQGFCEFAGYDYFAPDQHEKIAQDIPWYIGKRLESKVDNLRYYREPSWEDSACVNTINKGIGFPEIAEKVNVGKGAQYKVINSKGEIYYITAHEKYVHVE; encoded by the coding sequence ATGCCAGTTCTAATTATTGATCCAGGTCACGGTGGAGATGACCCGGGAGGCGGCTCAAATGATAAGTGGGTCGAAAAAGATCTCGTATTGCAAATATCATTATATCAATCGAAGAGATACAAGGAATTAGGTATCCCAGTAGAACTAACTAGAAATACAGACCAAACACTATCTCCTACTGGAAGGGTAAGAACGGTGAAAATGAGTGGTGCGCGTTATTGTCATTCTAATCATATTAACGCAGGAGGTGGGGACGGAGCTGAGTTCATTCATTCAATTTATAGCGATGGAAGAATGGCTAAAAGCTTAGCATCTAAATTAAAAAGTACAGGGCAAAATGTACGACGTATTTTCACTAGAACGTTACCGAATAGTAAAAGTAAAGACTACTATTTTATGCACAGAGAAACGGGAGAAGTAGAAACAATCATTATTGAATACGGATTCGCTGATTCACTAAAAGATGACCGTACCCAACTTGAAAAAAACTGGGAGATGTATGCAGAAGCAGTTGTGCAAGGCTTTTGTGAATTTGCAGGCTATGATTATTTTGCCCCTGATCAGCATGAAAAAATAGCACAAGATATACCTTGGTATATTGGTAAACGGCTTGAAAGTAAGGTAGATAATCTACGCTATTATAGAGAACCTTCTTGGGAAGACAGTGCCTGTGTAAATACAATCAATAAAGGAATTGGTTTTCCGGAAATTGCAGAGAAAGTAAATGTTGGAAAAGGTGCGCAATATAAAGTAATAAATTCTAAAGGCGAAATTTATTATATTACTGCGCATGAAAAGTATGTCCATGTTGAGTAA
- a CDS encoding zinc-binding dehydrogenase, translated as MKAYIHQEDKLLVGTIDEPEPTQGQVKVKLKVAGLNHRDLQIPNRRGTNKEPLILGSDGAGIIEAVGQGVTKFSVGDEVVINPGIGWITNSDAPPEGFGIVGMPNHGTFAEKYVVDATYVEKKPSYLTWEEAGVLVLPALTGFRALFTKGKLKASDTIFFPGAGSGVATYNIQFAKAVGARVIVSSRSQEKREKARALGADVVIDTNEDWKNALEGETIDLVIESVGEATFNRSLGVLKKGGRMVTFGATTEDQVTIDIRKFFYGQYQLFGSTMGSREELHDMLVFMEENLIRPVVDRVYDLDDAEDAFTYLRKGKQFGKVGLQIGN; from the coding sequence ATGAAGGCTTATATACATCAAGAAGATAAACTTTTGGTTGGTACCATTGATGAACCGGAACCAACGCAAGGACAAGTGAAGGTTAAATTAAAAGTAGCAGGATTAAATCATCGGGATTTACAAATACCCAACAGAAGAGGGACAAACAAAGAGCCACTTATTTTAGGTTCTGACGGTGCAGGTATAATTGAGGCTGTCGGGCAAGGCGTGACAAAATTTTCGGTTGGTGACGAAGTCGTTATTAATCCGGGAATTGGCTGGATAACGAATAGTGACGCACCTCCAGAAGGTTTTGGAATTGTTGGAATGCCTAATCATGGTACATTTGCGGAGAAATATGTAGTAGATGCAACATACGTAGAAAAAAAGCCGAGCTATTTAACGTGGGAAGAAGCTGGTGTATTGGTATTACCCGCCTTAACAGGTTTTCGAGCATTATTTACTAAAGGAAAATTGAAGGCAAGCGACACGATCTTCTTTCCTGGAGCTGGCAGTGGTGTAGCAACTTATAATATTCAGTTTGCAAAAGCCGTAGGAGCAAGAGTCATTGTCTCTTCACGTTCACAAGAAAAAAGAGAAAAAGCACGAGCATTAGGTGCTGATGTTGTAATAGATACGAATGAAGATTGGAAGAATGCTTTAGAAGGGGAAACGATCGATTTAGTGATAGAAAGTGTTGGAGAAGCTACGTTCAACCGTTCATTAGGTGTATTGAAAAAAGGGGGCAGAATGGTAACCTTTGGTGCTACAACAGAGGACCAAGTAACCATCGATATTCGAAAATTCTTTTATGGACAATATCAGTTGTTTGGATCAACAATGGGTAGTAGAGAAGAGTTGCATGATATGCTAGTATTTATGGAAGAAAATCTTATTCGTCCCGTAGTTGATCGTGTTTATGATCTTGATGATGCAGAAGATGCATTTACCTATCTAAGAAAAGGAAAACAATTTGGTAAAGTTGGTTTACAAATCGGTAATTAA
- the spoVAE gene encoding stage V sporulation protein AE, with the protein MFDVFKLTPGHTLTTLVVAGAVLNGFGLYEPLIDFAGAGASVPITSFGNSLVHGAMDGAEKHGLIGVVTGMFEITSSGISAAIIFGVIGAICFKPKG; encoded by the coding sequence ATGTTTGATGTTTTTAAGCTAACACCTGGACATACATTAACTACCTTAGTGGTAGCAGGAGCTGTTTTAAATGGTTTTGGATTGTATGAACCATTAATTGATTTTGCGGGGGCAGGTGCATCTGTACCAATCACTAGCTTTGGTAACTCCTTAGTTCATGGCGCAATGGATGGAGCTGAAAAACATGGATTAATTGGTGTCGTTACTGGTATGTTTGAAATAACTAGTTCAGGTATTTCCGCTGCGATTATATTCGGCGTGATTGGCGCAATCTGCTTTAAACCGAAAGGATAA
- a CDS encoding phage holin — protein sequence MDKGTIIRTLTLLVALTNQVLVLFGKSPLPISDVVLEQFLSTSFTIISSLVAWFGNNYVTKKGKEQKECLKQHGLSK from the coding sequence GTGGACAAAGGTACGATTATACGAACACTTACTTTACTTGTTGCTTTAACGAACCAAGTACTCGTACTGTTTGGTAAATCGCCATTACCAATATCTGACGTAGTCTTGGAACAATTCCTTTCTACTTCCTTTACCATAATCTCATCTTTGGTTGCTTGGTTTGGAAACAATTATGTAACAAAAAAAGGAAAAGAACAAAAGGAATGTTTGAAACAACATGGACTATCGAAGTAA
- a CDS encoding IS4 family transposase — MRFKKEMEPFIQGIHQVLSVSEVRQWAREIGFVQRQNKLKPEDFLSICAFMQQTVGSERLSKLCATITRLSGADISKQALHQRFNEKSVAFLKGIFYQLAEQQALFTRPLYIDHLFSRIRILDATSFGVPKNDPDHPDGAKIQLEYELFEGKFLHTFLYDQTKSDQYAARELADTIESGDLILRDLGYFSGEHLKKIERAGGFYISRVPANMTFWTWDEKGKMMEIKPEEDAKKLEPGEAIDYGHIQIGKKGKNTLQTRLVVQQLTEEQKMKREGYLQKRRRKGGHTQSATKKNQIQILATNITSDQVDMQGLYPIYSLRWQVEILFKTWKSLFHIDKVRAMNPERFACHLYGTLIHILLSSMIAFQCRYYLYQKHQIEGSEFKCIDHVKSAIEEDQGQALYHSTSFITLIKNIYQNVYRHGRKDHRYQHKSPFDILYLTYEQTFQAV, encoded by the coding sequence ATGCGTTTCAAGAAAGAAATGGAGCCATTTATTCAAGGCATTCATCAGGTGTTATCAGTCTCTGAGGTGCGTCAATGGGCGCGTGAAATTGGCTTTGTTCAACGCCAAAACAAATTAAAGCCAGAGGATTTTCTAAGTATTTGTGCTTTTATGCAACAAACGGTTGGCTCTGAACGATTGAGTAAGTTATGTGCAACGATCACGCGCTTATCTGGCGCAGATATATCTAAACAAGCCTTACATCAACGTTTCAATGAGAAAAGTGTAGCCTTTCTCAAGGGGATTTTTTATCAACTAGCTGAACAACAAGCTCTTTTTACGCGTCCATTATATATAGATCATTTATTTTCTCGTATCCGTATTTTAGATGCCACTTCTTTTGGTGTACCTAAAAATGATCCAGATCACCCGGATGGTGCCAAAATCCAATTAGAATATGAACTATTTGAAGGGAAATTTCTGCATACATTCCTTTATGACCAAACAAAAAGCGACCAATACGCAGCACGTGAATTGGCAGATACAATTGAATCAGGAGATCTTATCTTGCGCGATTTGGGTTACTTTTCTGGCGAACATTTGAAGAAAATAGAGCGTGCAGGTGGCTTTTATATCTCACGTGTTCCTGCCAATATGACGTTTTGGACATGGGATGAAAAAGGGAAGATGATGGAAATCAAACCAGAAGAAGATGCAAAAAAATTGGAACCTGGAGAGGCGATAGATTATGGACACATTCAAATCGGAAAAAAAGGAAAAAACACACTTCAAACGCGTCTTGTCGTGCAACAATTAACCGAGGAACAGAAAATGAAAAGAGAGGGGTATTTACAAAAGAGAAGACGGAAAGGGGGTCACACCCAATCCGCCACCAAAAAAAATCAAATCCAAATCCTTGCCACCAATATAACATCGGATCAAGTAGATATGCAAGGGTTATACCCAATCTATTCCTTACGTTGGCAAGTGGAAATTCTATTTAAAACATGGAAATCATTATTTCATATCGACAAGGTGCGCGCAATGAATCCTGAACGGTTTGCGTGCCATTTATATGGTACGCTAATTCATATTCTTCTATCATCTATGATTGCTTTTCAATGTCGTTATTACCTCTATCAGAAGCATCAGATCGAAGGCAGTGAGTTCAAATGTATCGACCATGTGAAAAGCGCCATTGAAGAGGATCAAGGCCAAGCGTTGTATCATAGCACTTCCTTTATTACATTGATAAAGAACATCTATCAAAATGTCTACAGGCATGGAAGGAAAGATCATCGTTATCAACATAAGAGTCCTTTTGACATTCTATATCTTACGTATGAACAAACCTTCCAAGCAGTATAG